One region of Actinomycetota bacterium genomic DNA includes:
- a CDS encoding DUF6069 family protein — protein MTRLWLHSVTPIAPPRSSNPRLGTLLYAALVTGSWAGILSLAIYGLGRLLGVPFAVVLRQGEATVQVPWYFPLLVPVLAALLAGMATVLVLGRRHARAMVLWAGALLALASLVLPAMQPSSVLWSTRIWLLVMHVVAWFLIVPQLARIAGDSEPSASEVRELVSQTQQPR, from the coding sequence ATGACCCGCCTCTGGCTGCACTCTGTGACGCCAATTGCCCCGCCGCGGTCTTCCAATCCGCGACTGGGAACCTTGCTTTACGCAGCCCTTGTCACCGGGAGCTGGGCCGGAATCCTTTCACTGGCGATCTACGGGCTTGGACGTCTGCTGGGTGTGCCCTTCGCTGTTGTGCTGCGGCAAGGCGAAGCAACAGTGCAGGTGCCTTGGTACTTCCCACTGCTCGTGCCGGTGCTGGCTGCGCTGCTTGCCGGCATGGCAACGGTTCTGGTGCTTGGACGTCGGCATGCCAGAGCAATGGTGTTGTGGGCGGGAGCCTTGCTCGCACTGGCAAGCCTGGTGCTGCCCGCGATGCAGCCCAGTTCTGTGCTCTGGTCCACGCGCATCTGGTTGCTGGTCATGCACGTGGTCGCTTGGTTCCTGATTGTTCCTCAACTAGCGCGCATCGCTGGTGACTCTGAGCCCTCCGCAAGTGAGGTCCGCGAGCTTGTGTCGCAGACTCAACAGCCTCGCTAG
- a CDS encoding MFS transporter — translation MSHAQEHGHPQRWWVLVVLCVVLVTVTMQVSILNTALPTLVRELGASDAELQWIVDSYIVVLAGLLLTGAAIGDRFGRKKALIAGLAITLLTTSGAALATDPLQLIIWRALMGVGAALTLPATLSILVDVFREAMERRKAIAYWSLMNAIGSFIGPITGGLLLAWFSWQSCFLVNLPFLAVTIVLCMLMVPDSHDPDAARFDLLGALLSTVALGSLIWAVIEGPSHGWTSPPILAGFALGVGASLLFVVWENHTSTPMFEMSLLKSPQLSAAAVTLTIAFIAMSGAMFLATISLQLVKGYSPLQAAIATSGPIVVVNLIVVPRAPWIMQRFGLRKTIAFGTAMTGVAALAITTTSTTSAYWMLGLGFALMAVAFSVFMPASTEAMMTAVPPERSGGASALNQITRQSGQALGIALLGGIATVGFQARFSDNAPAIENVSAEAVTQAGSSLSAAVHLADSLPEALRGPLLDIAGSSYIFGMRLALVVAAMLAFAGAAYAVMAIPSRITHHEDTPQARSEVEDVAT, via the coding sequence ATGTCTCACGCCCAAGAGCATGGGCATCCACAACGCTGGTGGGTCCTTGTCGTTCTCTGTGTAGTGCTCGTGACCGTCACCATGCAGGTGTCGATCTTGAACACTGCACTGCCGACTTTGGTTCGTGAGCTTGGCGCCAGTGACGCTGAATTGCAGTGGATCGTTGACTCCTACATCGTGGTCCTTGCCGGCCTTCTGCTGACCGGCGCGGCAATTGGCGACAGGTTCGGCCGCAAGAAGGCATTGATTGCAGGTCTGGCCATCACCTTGTTGACGACCTCGGGTGCAGCGCTTGCGACAGATCCTCTTCAGTTGATCATCTGGCGCGCATTGATGGGGGTCGGCGCGGCTCTCACCTTGCCAGCGACTCTATCGATTCTCGTTGACGTCTTCCGAGAGGCAATGGAACGGCGAAAAGCAATCGCCTACTGGTCGCTGATGAACGCCATTGGCTCCTTCATCGGGCCCATCACCGGTGGATTGTTGTTGGCCTGGTTCAGCTGGCAGTCCTGCTTCCTTGTGAACCTGCCATTCCTCGCCGTCACGATCGTGCTGTGCATGCTGATGGTTCCCGATTCTCACGACCCCGACGCGGCCCGATTCGATCTGCTGGGCGCATTGCTGTCCACTGTCGCACTTGGGTCATTGATCTGGGCTGTGATTGAAGGCCCGAGCCATGGTTGGACCAGTCCGCCGATTCTTGCCGGTTTCGCCCTGGGAGTTGGCGCCAGCCTGCTCTTTGTCGTCTGGGAGAACCACACCTCGACTCCGATGTTCGAGATGTCCTTGCTGAAGAGCCCGCAGTTGAGCGCAGCTGCTGTGACCTTGACCATCGCGTTCATCGCCATGTCAGGCGCGATGTTCCTGGCGACTATCTCCCTGCAGTTGGTGAAGGGCTATTCACCTTTGCAGGCTGCCATCGCAACTTCTGGCCCGATTGTTGTCGTCAACCTGATCGTTGTACCGCGTGCACCATGGATCATGCAGCGCTTTGGCCTTCGCAAGACCATTGCCTTCGGCACCGCCATGACTGGCGTTGCCGCGCTGGCCATCACCACCACCTCCACGACATCGGCCTATTGGATGCTGGGACTCGGCTTTGCACTGATGGCAGTTGCATTCAGCGTCTTCATGCCTGCAAGCACCGAGGCGATGATGACTGCGGTACCTCCGGAGCGTTCCGGCGGCGCCTCTGCGCTCAACCAGATCACCAGGCAATCTGGCCAAGCCTTGGGCATCGCTCTGCTGGGTGGCATTGCCACAGTTGGATTCCAGGCGCGGTTCAGTGACAACGCCCCAGCTATTGAAAATGTTTCGGCTGAAGCGGTCACGCAGGCGGGTTCCTCGCTCTCAGCGGCCGTGCACTTGGCTGATTCCCTTCCGGAGGCCTTGCGTGGTCCTTTGCTGGACATTGCAGGTTCTTCGTACATCTTCGGCATGCGCCTGGCACTGGTCGTGGCCGCGATGCTCGCATTTGCTGGTGCTGCGTATGCCGTCATGGCAATTCCTTCGCGCATTACTCACCACGAAGACACCCCGCAAGCTCGCAGCGAGGTCGAGGACGTCGCGACCTGA
- a CDS encoding L,D-transpeptidase family protein: protein MSRRWIGRAATCCVIAVLGHASSSSVAAADTLDLPGTSRSSQVVLVTAKSLSSTTATLAAYERTSDGWRQVGPSTTAFLGRHGLMPGDQRRQSTGTTPMGTYALNAAFGRLPDPGAKLPYIHIDRNDAWTYNPKVPSTYNLFQDVNRSWRSYGGYVEHLWQLGPQYDYVVTTSFNEPTGPITKTASGVRVAKQPTNTRRGGGIFLHVSKGEPTVGCVSMPRADMRRIVQWLDPSARPVVVIGLKSDLLN from the coding sequence ATGAGCCGGCGTTGGATTGGCAGAGCAGCGACGTGTTGCGTCATCGCAGTGCTCGGCCACGCAAGCTCCTCATCGGTGGCTGCTGCCGACACTCTTGACCTTCCGGGCACGAGCAGGAGCAGTCAAGTCGTGCTCGTCACTGCGAAGAGTCTGTCGTCGACAACAGCCACCCTGGCTGCATATGAGCGGACATCAGACGGCTGGCGGCAAGTGGGGCCCTCGACCACAGCATTTCTTGGACGACATGGCCTGATGCCGGGTGATCAACGACGACAGTCAACTGGCACTACACCCATGGGTACGTACGCATTGAATGCCGCGTTTGGGCGACTGCCCGATCCCGGTGCCAAGCTTCCGTACATCCATATCGATCGAAATGACGCCTGGACGTATAACCCCAAGGTGCCGTCGACGTACAACCTCTTCCAGGATGTCAATCGCAGCTGGCGTTCGTACGGCGGGTACGTCGAGCATCTGTGGCAGCTGGGACCGCAGTACGACTACGTCGTAACGACCAGTTTCAACGAGCCCACCGGGCCCATCACCAAGACAGCCAGCGGCGTGCGAGTTGCAAAGCAGCCGACCAATACAAGGCGAGGTGGGGGAATCTTCTTGCACGTATCCAAGGGTGAGCCGACTGTTGGCTGTGTCAGCATGCCGCGCGCGGACATGCGCCGCATTGTTCAGTGGTTGGATCCGTCCGCCAGACCTGTCGTGGTCATTGGGCTCAAGTCTGATCTTCTGAATTGA
- a CDS encoding MFS transporter produces MAIGTFVSLAQPNYRKFFAGQAVSLIGTWIQSIAMGWLVLEISGSATSIGLAVAFQFLPVLVFGPYGGVLVDRFKKRKLLLITQSLAGVQAALLAVLVLTDHASIGLVLALSLMLGFIYVLDMPARQAFVREMVPPELVRNAISLNSVVINGARIVGPAVAGVMIATIGLGWCFAVNAASFIAVIAAYASMKGELLLPSEQVDRAPGQLREGLRYVWRTPDLRVPLVMMSVVGMLAYEFQVVLPAFTAETFHGDAFDLGVISAAMGVGAVIGGLVSATRQTSGIKAIAVASFAFGLAILVAAAMPSVIWAAVAMVPVGAASVWFTSAGNSAVQLHTSPQMRGRVMSLWTVAFIGSTPIGAPIVGLIAETAGPRWALAVGAASALAAGVYGARWAARMHALPTAPPAV; encoded by the coding sequence ATGGCAATTGGCACCTTTGTTTCGTTGGCACAGCCGAACTACCGGAAGTTCTTTGCCGGCCAGGCTGTGTCGCTTATCGGAACCTGGATTCAATCGATCGCCATGGGATGGCTCGTTCTTGAGATCTCCGGATCTGCAACGTCCATTGGTCTGGCTGTGGCCTTCCAATTTCTTCCGGTGCTTGTCTTCGGTCCCTATGGTGGCGTGCTCGTTGACCGATTCAAGAAGCGCAAGCTGCTGCTCATCACACAGTCACTTGCAGGTGTGCAGGCGGCCCTCCTTGCTGTGCTTGTCCTCACCGATCATGCGTCTATCGGGCTGGTGTTGGCACTGTCATTGATGCTCGGCTTCATCTATGTGCTCGATATGCCGGCTCGACAGGCGTTCGTGCGCGAAATGGTGCCGCCAGAGCTCGTACGCAATGCCATCAGCTTGAACTCAGTCGTCATCAACGGCGCTCGCATTGTTGGACCAGCAGTTGCTGGCGTGATGATCGCGACGATTGGACTGGGCTGGTGCTTTGCCGTCAACGCGGCGAGTTTCATTGCGGTCATCGCTGCGTACGCTTCCATGAAGGGCGAGCTCCTGCTTCCCAGTGAGCAAGTGGATCGCGCTCCGGGTCAACTGCGCGAAGGACTGCGCTATGTCTGGCGCACACCTGATCTTCGAGTGCCACTGGTCATGATGTCGGTCGTGGGCATGCTGGCCTATGAATTTCAGGTCGTGCTGCCAGCCTTCACCGCAGAGACTTTTCACGGTGACGCTTTTGATCTCGGTGTGATCTCGGCTGCGATGGGTGTCGGAGCAGTCATCGGCGGACTCGTCAGCGCAACTCGTCAGACCAGCGGCATCAAGGCGATTGCCGTTGCCTCATTTGCCTTTGGTTTGGCCATACTTGTCGCGGCAGCGATGCCCAGTGTGATCTGGGCTGCGGTGGCCATGGTTCCGGTCGGTGCCGCCAGTGTCTGGTTCACCTCGGCTGGCAATAGCGCCGTGCAGTTGCACACAAGTCCACAGATGCGTGGTCGGGTGATGTCCTTGTGGACCGTTGCCTTTATTGGCAGCACGCCTATCGGCGCTCCGATTGTCGGATTGATCGCGGAGACGGCGGGGCCGCGATGGGCTCTTGCAGTGGGTGCCGCTTCGGCCTTGGCAGCCGGTGTATATGGCGCGCGTTGGGCTGCGCGCATGCATGCCTTGCCAACAGCGCCGCCCGCTGTCTAG
- a CDS encoding MFS transporter: MRSVNRWTVLAVLSGALALISLDNTIVNVALPRLQQDLDATTAQLQWVVDAYSVMFAGSLLIAGSLGDRFGRRRMLVIGLAIFTVGSLAAALSVNASQLTVCRGLMGIGGACIMPSTLSVLVQVFPDRTERARAIGIWAAVAGLGVAIGPIIGGVLLEYFDWQAIFLVNPPIALALLAAVLILVPESCDPQRPRLDLIGAALSAVGLIALVVTIIEIPDAGLGTFTLTSAGVAIASLVGFVWWEHHSPRPMLPMQFFANRLFSTAIVLVGVVYFALMGAMFFLPQFLQLVQGMSPLESGFAMLPGALGLLLASVVSPRLAEHFGARRLVMSGMAIVTIGLLGFSSLSPTTAYAFIACVFGLMGIGLGLTLPQATNAVLASVPTERSGMGSAVNDAVAELGGAFGVAILGATMSITYRQHIEAEILAAGDRISLVPDFAVQAARESLAAASIAAGQIPSNVAGVYSEVAGDAFVSGMGWAMTIGAVIAAAGVVIAWRYFPASVELVEE; this comes from the coding sequence GTGCGCTCAGTGAATCGATGGACCGTGCTTGCCGTGCTGTCCGGTGCACTTGCATTGATCTCCTTGGACAACACCATCGTCAATGTGGCTCTGCCACGTCTTCAGCAGGACTTGGACGCCACTACTGCGCAACTGCAGTGGGTCGTTGATGCCTATTCGGTGATGTTCGCGGGAAGCCTGTTGATTGCTGGTTCACTTGGCGACCGATTCGGCAGACGACGCATGCTGGTCATCGGCCTGGCAATCTTCACCGTCGGTTCTCTGGCGGCCGCGTTGTCAGTCAATGCCTCTCAGCTGACTGTGTGCCGAGGCCTGATGGGCATCGGTGGCGCGTGCATCATGCCGTCGACTCTGAGTGTTCTTGTACAGGTGTTTCCAGACCGCACAGAGCGCGCACGAGCGATTGGCATCTGGGCAGCGGTGGCAGGGCTGGGTGTGGCCATTGGCCCCATCATTGGCGGAGTGCTGCTGGAGTACTTCGACTGGCAGGCAATATTTCTGGTCAATCCACCGATCGCGCTCGCACTGCTTGCTGCCGTGCTCATCCTGGTCCCGGAGTCGTGCGATCCGCAGCGACCTCGACTGGATCTCATCGGTGCGGCACTGTCTGCAGTCGGCCTCATTGCCTTGGTGGTGACGATCATTGAAATTCCGGATGCGGGACTGGGCACGTTCACATTGACTTCGGCCGGTGTGGCAATTGCATCGCTGGTCGGCTTCGTGTGGTGGGAGCATCACTCGCCACGGCCGATGCTGCCGATGCAGTTCTTCGCCAATCGGCTGTTCTCCACGGCGATTGTCCTTGTGGGCGTTGTGTATTTCGCATTGATGGGCGCGATGTTCTTCCTTCCGCAATTTCTGCAACTGGTCCAAGGTATGAGTCCCCTGGAATCAGGATTTGCCATGCTGCCCGGCGCTCTGGGCTTGCTACTTGCCTCGGTCGTGAGCCCTCGACTGGCCGAGCATTTTGGTGCGCGTCGCCTCGTGATGTCGGGCATGGCCATCGTCACCATCGGGCTTCTAGGCTTCAGCTCCTTGAGTCCAACGACCGCCTACGCATTCATCGCCTGTGTCTTCGGCCTGATGGGCATCGGACTGGGGCTGACTCTGCCGCAGGCAACCAATGCAGTGCTGGCCTCCGTGCCCACGGAGCGATCTGGCATGGGTTCTGCGGTCAACGATGCGGTCGCCGAGCTCGGTGGCGCCTTTGGAGTAGCCATTCTTGGAGCCACCATGTCGATCACCTACCGGCAGCACATCGAGGCCGAAATCCTCGCTGCTGGGGATCGCATCAGTCTCGTTCCCGATTTTGCGGTCCAGGCAGCGCGCGAGTCCTTGGCAGCGGCGTCAATTGCTGCGGGGCAGATCCCATCGAATGTCGCAGGGGTCTACAGCGAAGTTGCGGGTGATGCTTTTGTGTCAGGTATGGGGTGGGCGATGACCATTGGCGCGGTGATTGCAGCCGCTGGAGTAGTGATCGCGTGGCGCTACTTTCCAGCGAGCGTTGAATTAGTAGAGGAGTAG
- a CDS encoding carbon-nitrogen family hydrolase, translating to MSVSVALLQLDVSSAESVDARVARVLNLIPRAAANAEFLVLPELWHVGAHDLDSIRTHAQSINGSLARQLSAAAHAQGVWLHAGSIAERDATGQLFNTSLLFAPSGELRASYRKIHLFGFDSGESSVLTAGTELVQTQTPLGRTGLSTCYDLRFPELFRALGAAGVESLVIPAGWPAARIEHWNVLLRARAIENQCWVLACNEVGSQNTADGSILLGGFSAVIDPLGEVVAQGSAEECVVFASVDVTTVQDIRNAFPVLRDIKLTPDFNSEDQT from the coding sequence ATGTCGGTGTCGGTCGCGCTGCTTCAGCTCGATGTCTCAAGCGCGGAGTCTGTGGATGCGCGCGTGGCTCGCGTGCTCAACCTGATCCCGCGCGCGGCAGCAAATGCCGAGTTTCTGGTGCTCCCCGAGTTGTGGCACGTCGGAGCCCACGATCTGGATTCGATCAGGACACATGCGCAGTCGATCAATGGATCGCTTGCCCGTCAATTGAGTGCTGCCGCGCATGCGCAAGGAGTCTGGCTTCACGCCGGTTCGATAGCTGAACGCGATGCGACGGGTCAGTTGTTCAACACCAGCCTGCTGTTCGCGCCAAGCGGGGAGCTTCGCGCCAGCTATCGCAAGATTCATCTCTTTGGCTTTGATTCGGGTGAGAGTTCGGTACTGACTGCCGGAACTGAACTCGTCCAGACGCAGACGCCGCTCGGTCGCACGGGATTGAGCACGTGTTATGACCTGAGGTTTCCTGAACTCTTTCGCGCACTCGGTGCCGCTGGCGTTGAATCGCTGGTCATCCCAGCTGGCTGGCCGGCTGCCCGAATCGAGCACTGGAATGTGCTCCTTCGAGCCAGGGCAATTGAGAACCAATGCTGGGTGCTGGCATGCAATGAGGTCGGCTCACAGAACACTGCGGACGGCTCGATCCTGCTCGGGGGGTTCTCAGCGGTGATCGACCCTCTTGGGGAGGTTGTTGCTCAGGGGAGCGCTGAAGAATGTGTCGTCTTCGCATCGGTGGATGTCACAACTGTGCAAGACATACGAAATGCGTTTCCTGTGTTGCGCGACATCAAGCTGACGCCTGACTTCAATTCAGAAGATCAGACTTGA
- the cydC gene encoding thiol reductant ABC exporter subunit CydC has protein sequence MTIAAERRLWQAMRSQRWELAGATLLGLIASACAVALLGTAAWLIATAAGAPPILTLAIAAVMVRAFALGRAIFRYAERVTGHDAAFRGLVGLRVSVYAQLERLAPSGIAHFGRGDLLARVVADVDTAVDLPLRVVLPWLQGALVMLGTVVFFWWLLPSAAVLMLVVGLVAVIAVPLLISRLTAKAEARLAPLRGELSSSLVTAFAAASDIEAFGAQGSVGERLASIDEQLTRLGRRESFGLGLSSALMTAVQGLAVVGSLCLVGPAVIEGQLAPVWLAVAALLPLGVFDVLAVIPGSAIAEQRVRAAALRLDALSQLPSPVTQPPTPETLVAGFTGVTLHQVRVRLGSTESEVLEDISFSIEPGEHVYVVGPSGAGKSTLVSVLMGFTSYIGSVTFNGQELSSVDPDDLRTHVGLLEQRAHIFGTSIEENVSLGRDGADEQRVTSALHEARLTTMLARLPEGVRTAVGTFGSSISGGEAQRIAVARLLIEPRPLILLDEPTAHLDAENAAGLEALLREDFAGQSTVTITHNLLAIPAQARVLVLQQGRLTESGSCEQLAGAGGWFAQQHAAQRDFEELAERAIPQA, from the coding sequence ATGACGATTGCAGCTGAACGCAGACTCTGGCAGGCCATGCGATCCCAACGCTGGGAACTGGCCGGCGCAACGCTGCTCGGGCTGATCGCATCCGCCTGTGCGGTCGCACTGCTTGGCACTGCGGCCTGGCTTATCGCAACCGCGGCCGGCGCACCTCCCATCCTGACTCTGGCGATTGCGGCCGTGATGGTTCGTGCCTTTGCGCTCGGGCGGGCAATCTTTCGCTATGCCGAGCGCGTGACGGGGCACGATGCCGCATTCCGAGGCCTGGTCGGGCTGCGGGTATCGGTGTACGCGCAGCTGGAACGTCTAGCACCGAGCGGAATTGCGCACTTTGGTCGCGGAGATCTGCTGGCTCGAGTCGTGGCCGACGTTGACACGGCCGTGGATCTTCCATTGCGGGTGGTGCTCCCGTGGCTGCAGGGCGCACTCGTCATGCTGGGCACGGTCGTCTTCTTCTGGTGGCTGCTGCCATCGGCTGCAGTGCTGATGCTCGTCGTGGGCCTTGTTGCCGTGATTGCGGTGCCGTTGCTCATTTCGCGACTCACCGCCAAGGCTGAAGCGCGACTGGCGCCGTTGCGGGGCGAGCTCTCGTCGTCACTTGTCACGGCTTTTGCGGCCGCCTCGGACATTGAAGCCTTTGGTGCACAAGGGTCGGTGGGCGAGAGGCTGGCGAGCATCGATGAGCAGTTGACGCGCCTGGGCCGCCGTGAATCCTTTGGTCTTGGGCTCTCCAGTGCCTTGATGACAGCCGTGCAAGGTCTTGCTGTGGTGGGAAGTCTGTGCCTGGTCGGACCAGCGGTGATCGAGGGGCAACTTGCTCCAGTGTGGTTGGCAGTTGCGGCGCTGCTGCCTCTGGGCGTGTTCGATGTGCTCGCTGTGATCCCAGGTTCGGCGATTGCGGAGCAGCGGGTACGCGCCGCAGCATTGCGCCTGGATGCGCTGAGTCAATTGCCCTCACCTGTGACCCAGCCACCCACACCGGAAACTCTTGTGGCGGGCTTTACAGGTGTGACGCTGCATCAGGTACGAGTGCGACTCGGGTCGACTGAGAGTGAGGTACTGGAGGACATCAGCTTCTCCATCGAGCCAGGCGAACACGTCTATGTCGTCGGACCAAGTGGCGCGGGAAAATCGACCCTGGTCTCAGTGCTGATGGGCTTCACTTCGTACATCGGATCTGTCACGTTCAATGGTCAAGAACTCAGTTCTGTTGATCCGGACGACCTGCGAACGCACGTGGGTCTGTTGGAGCAACGCGCGCACATTTTCGGAACGAGCATTGAAGAGAATGTGTCACTTGGGCGTGACGGTGCTGACGAGCAGCGCGTGACTTCCGCACTGCACGAAGCCCGCCTCACGACCATGCTCGCGCGGCTTCCCGAAGGTGTGCGCACAGCAGTTGGCACCTTCGGCTCGTCCATTTCCGGCGGTGAAGCACAGCGCATTGCGGTAGCGCGACTACTGATCGAACCGCGCCCACTGATCCTCCTCGACGAACCCACAGCACATCTGGATGCTGAGAATGCGGCCGGGCTCGAAGCACTGCTGCGCGAGGATTTTGCTGGGCAGAGCACTGTCACGATCACGCACAACCTGCTTGCCATTCCCGCCCAAGCGCGAGTGCTGGTACTTCAGCAGGGCCGACTCACCGAGTCGGGTAGCTGTGAGCAGTTGGCGGGGGCTGGTGGTTGGTTCGCTCAGCAACACGCTGCCCAGCGCGACTTCGAGGAGCTCGCGGAGAGGGCTATTCCGCAAGCGTGA
- a CDS encoding cytochrome c oxidase assembly protein, whose protein sequence is MTPRTATIPVTRVPLRLLGLALVLALVSVVAVGLVIAGGSYEVPALGLPDPGPVVVWGSPILRLLTDLAALATIGWLLAAAVLDPAGKNGVVSPAGRTDLVRAGIAACAWAVLALAQMVFTLANVLGLTLSEALNPQLIATYANEVPATRALIVVGVLAIVVAIGCFLSSSTGAAMGWLVLSLLAAALPSLGGHGAGLGDHAMAITSGVAHVLGAFLWMGGLFALALHAVRKDMPIQRAVQKFSSIALIAFVLVAASGLGNAYTRLDTVNQLFTTGYGQVIIFKLLLLVALGVIAWVMRQRVINSLTSSRVAVFARVAGLELFTMGVAVALGVALASSAPPRIEEQFLSYGESLLGFAYPPAPTFSSVTFGFRLDPLFFVGCLIAAALYIYGVSRLRSRGDKWPWGRTISWLLGLVVVVWCTNAGISEYAQVSVGLHMLQHMTLTMLAPILLVLGAPATLALRALRPSHGHERGPREWLVWFLHSWITRILTNPFYVFVVYVLGLYGLYVTPAFGWLMGSHTGHIVMQLHFLLSGYLFYWVVIGIDPRPRPLSYWARLLLLLLALAVHGFFAVVLMMSSIPLAEEWFGIVRPPWIPDLLQDSLNGGQVAWALAEIPTLIVMIVISIQWARSDDREAKRNDRQADRDGNLELNAYNDQLARLAERDRRQQ, encoded by the coding sequence ATGACCCCAAGAACTGCGACGATTCCTGTCACTCGCGTACCGCTCCGCTTGCTCGGCTTGGCCTTGGTCCTGGCCTTGGTCAGTGTCGTAGCAGTCGGGCTGGTCATTGCGGGCGGTTCCTATGAGGTGCCAGCACTTGGACTGCCCGATCCTGGACCAGTTGTGGTCTGGGGTTCGCCGATCCTTCGGCTCCTGACCGACCTTGCCGCTCTGGCCACAATCGGCTGGCTGCTTGCCGCAGCCGTCCTGGATCCCGCCGGCAAGAACGGTGTGGTCTCACCAGCCGGGCGAACAGACCTCGTGCGGGCCGGCATCGCAGCCTGCGCATGGGCGGTTCTGGCGCTCGCACAGATGGTCTTCACTCTTGCCAATGTCCTTGGCCTGACGCTCAGTGAAGCGCTGAATCCGCAGCTGATCGCCACGTACGCAAATGAAGTGCCGGCTACCCGCGCTCTGATCGTCGTTGGCGTACTGGCAATCGTGGTCGCGATCGGCTGCTTCTTGAGCTCTTCCACAGGTGCAGCCATGGGATGGCTGGTCCTTTCACTTCTCGCTGCCGCACTTCCCTCCCTCGGCGGCCACGGCGCCGGGCTCGGTGACCACGCGATGGCGATCACCAGTGGAGTCGCGCACGTGCTTGGGGCCTTCCTATGGATGGGCGGACTGTTCGCCCTGGCGCTTCACGCTGTGCGAAAAGACATGCCCATTCAAAGGGCCGTGCAGAAGTTCTCCAGCATCGCGCTGATCGCCTTTGTTCTGGTCGCTGCCAGTGGACTCGGCAATGCCTACACCCGACTGGATACCGTCAACCAGCTATTCACCACCGGCTATGGCCAGGTGATCATCTTCAAGCTGCTCCTTCTGGTCGCTCTGGGAGTCATCGCATGGGTGATGCGCCAGCGCGTGATCAATTCGCTGACGAGCTCCCGCGTCGCAGTGTTTGCTCGCGTGGCTGGCCTTGAGCTGTTCACCATGGGTGTCGCGGTCGCACTCGGCGTGGCGCTCGCATCATCTGCCCCGCCTCGCATCGAGGAGCAGTTCCTCTCCTACGGCGAGAGCCTCCTGGGTTTTGCCTACCCACCCGCTCCCACCTTCAGTTCTGTCACCTTCGGATTTCGTCTGGATCCGCTCTTCTTCGTCGGCTGCCTGATAGCTGCCGCGCTCTACATCTATGGCGTTTCTCGACTGCGTTCTCGAGGCGACAAGTGGCCATGGGGTCGAACGATCTCCTGGCTGCTGGGCCTGGTGGTAGTCGTGTGGTGCACCAACGCGGGCATCTCTGAATACGCACAGGTCTCCGTTGGCCTGCACATGTTGCAGCACATGACATTGACCATGCTGGCTCCGATCCTGTTGGTGCTTGGCGCACCCGCGACTCTTGCACTGCGTGCTCTGCGTCCATCGCACGGACATGAGCGAGGACCACGTGAGTGGTTGGTCTGGTTTCTGCATAGCTGGATCACGCGCATTCTCACCAACCCCTTCTACGTGTTTGTCGTGTACGTCCTTGGCCTCTATGGGCTATACGTCACGCCTGCATTCGGTTGGCTGATGGGCAGCCACACCGGCCACATCGTCATGCAACTGCACTTCCTGCTTTCGGGCTACTTGTTCTACTGGGTGGTCATCGGCATTGATCCACGACCGCGACCTCTGTCCTATTGGGCTCGTCTGCTTCTGCTTCTCCTCGCCTTGGCAGTGCACGGATTCTTTGCGGTCGTGCTGATGATGAGCTCAATCCCGCTCGCTGAAGAGTGGTTCGGCATTGTTCGCCCTCCGTGGATACCCGACCTACTGCAGGATTCGCTCAATGGCGGACAAGTAGCCTGGGCCTTGGCAGAAATTCCCACACTCATTGTCATGATCGTGATCTCGATTCAATGGGCGCGCAGTGACGACAGAGAAGCCAAGCGGAATGACCGACAAGCAGATCGAGACGGGAACCTCGAACTCAATGCCTACAACGACCAGCTGGCGCGGCTGGCTGAACGAGATCGACGTCAACAATGA